One part of the Rutidosis leptorrhynchoides isolate AG116_Rl617_1_P2 chromosome 1, CSIRO_AGI_Rlap_v1, whole genome shotgun sequence genome encodes these proteins:
- the LOC139868220 gene encoding uncharacterized protein, whose translation MWDEYLQMSEKSSILCLDCFCMCVITLYKSEYTRTPNAHNVARLYSAHEERHGFRSMLGSIVCMHWVWRNCLVALKGQYTQGDNQKLTLKLEAVASYDLWIWHAFLEMTGSSNDINVLNQSPLFDNLKKGTTPSAPFEVNGHNYTKGYYLADDVYPDWATLIKG comes from the coding sequence ATGTGGGATGAATATTTGCAAATGAGTGAGAAATCATCAATACTATGTCTAGATTGTTTTTGCATGTGTGTCATCACTTTGTACAAAAGTGAATACACGCGAACGCCAAATGCACATAATGTTGCAAGATTATATAGTGCACACGAGGAGAGACATGGTTTTAGGAGTATGCTCGGGAGTATTGTTTGTATGCATTGGGTGTGGAGGAATTGTCTTGTTGCTTTAAAAGGACAATACACCCAGGGTGATAACCAGAAACTGACCCTCAAGCTTGAAGCAGTTGCTTCATATGACTTATGGATTTGGCATGCTTTTTTGGAAATGACGGGTTCCAGCAATGATATAAATGTTTTGAACCAATCCCCATTATTTGATAATCTCAAGAAGGGAACAACACCATCCGCACCATTTGAGGTAAATGGTCATAACTATACCAAAGGATATTACCTTGCAGACGATGTATATCCCGACTGGGCGACTCTAATAAAAGGATAA
- the LOC139859832 gene encoding trihelix transcription factor PTL-like → MEEQYGSITDLTHYMNGRTIFTSVPQPPPPPPHQPHDLSHHYDHMLMLGGVGSGMMFRSDSTTGTGSTTASLSAGGCGGGLEMEIGGGGGGLEMEIGGGGNGRWPRQETLTLLEVRSRLDSKFKEANQKGPLWDEVSRIMSDEHGYHRSGKKCREKFENLYKYYKKTKEGKAGRQDGKHYRFFRQLEALYGETSITTNPNPNPNTSSYSDPHNLNVETNAYQTHQHLNNSLQEPFKPTPSRLYDSPSLSNNSSAFDTSSSEYSNPNNAFMENSDCVDRIISKKRLGKRGWKTKIKDFIDAQMKKIMEKQEEWMDKMMKSIEQKEQERVLREEQWRKEEAARFEKEHKFWANERAWMESRDLALMDALHKLNGKESNHDDQNPNHNNNGKIDTNINLTTWGENEITRLIQLRTSMETRFEQGGYTEEFLWEEIASKMACLGYDRNSITCKTKWDSINEFLMRTKKRRENTRSLSPYAHHNNESLPHMFHQQGGNYRQPDPNHHQNDGGYRFLMGDHENMWDGYGMKVSKGENDH, encoded by the exons ATGGAGGAACAGTATGGTAGTATAACGGATCTAACACATTACATGAATGGAAGAACTATTTTCACAAGTgtaccacaaccaccaccaccaccacctcatCAGCCTCATGATCTATCTCATCACTATGATCATATGTTGATGTTGGGTGGTGTTGGTAGTGGGATGATGTTTCGATCGGATTCGACTACCGGTACCGGCTCAACTACTGCTAGTTTAAGTGCTGGAGGTTGTGGTGGTGGTTTAGAGATGGaaattggtggtggtggtggtggtttagaGATGGAAATTGGTGGTGGTGGAAATGGTAGATGGCCTAGACAAGAAACTTTAACACTTCTTGAAGTTAGATCAAGACTTGATTCTAAGTTTAAAGAAGCTAATCAGAAAGGCCCCTTGTGGGATGAAGTTTCTAG GATTATGTCTGATGAACATGGGTACCACAGAAGTGGGAAAAAATGTAGAGAAAAGTTTGAAAATTTGTACAAGTATTACAAGAAGACTAAAGAAGGGAAGGCAGGTAGACAAGATGGTAAACATTATCGGTTTTTTCGACAACTCGAAGCTCTTTATGGTGAAACTAGTATTACTACTAATCCTAATCCTAACCCTAACACATCGTCCTATTCGGATCCTCATAATCTTAATGTTGAAACTAATGCTTATCAAACTCATCAACACCTAAACAATAGTCTTCAAGAACCATTCAAACCTACCCCTTCAAGACTATATGATAGTCCTAGTCTTTCGAACAATTCGTCAGCTTTCGATACTTCTTCATCCGAATACAGTAATCCTAACAACGCATTCATGGAAAACAGCGATTGTGTTGATCGGATTATTAGCAAGAAGAGATTAGGGAAACGTGGTTGGAAGACGAAAATTAAAGACTTTATTGATGCACAAATGAAGAAGATTATGGAGAAACAAGAGGAGTGGATGGACAAAATGATGAAGTCTATTGAACAAAAGGAACAAGAGAGGGTTTTAAGAGAGGAACAATGGAGAAAAGAAGAAGCTGCTAGATTCGAAAAGGAGCATAAGTTTTGGGCGAACGAACGAGCTTGGATGGAGTCTAGGGATTTGGCATTAATGGACGCTTTGCATAAATTAAATGGGAAAGAATCGAATCATGATGATCAAAATCCAAACCATAATAACAATGGAAAGATTGACACTAATATCAATCTCACTACTTGGGGTGAAAATGAGATCACGCGCTTAATACAACTGCGAACGAGCATGGAAACAAGATTCGAACAAGGTGGGTATACGGAAGAGTTTCTTTGGGAAGAAATCGCGTCGAAAATGGCTTGTTTGGGGTACGATAGGAATAGTATAACATGCAAGACCAAATGGGATAGCATAAATGAGTTCCTAATGAGAACCAAGAAGCGAAGAGAGAATACAAGAAGTTTGAGTCCGTATGCTCACCATAACAACGAATCACTACCGCATATGTTTCATCAACAAGGAGGAAACTATCGTCAACCCGACCCGAACCATCATCAAAATGATGGTGGTTACCGATTTCTAATGGGTGATCATGAGAATATGTGGGATGGGTATGGCATGAAGGTAAGCAAAGGTGAGAATGATCATTAG